GataaaatatctaaatattaaaaaattagtGTGGTGAAATATTAATATAATGTATAAAATGAGTGGCTACGATTGAATCTCATATCTCACAATAAAAGAGGTTTTCACTGGAGTAAGACCCTATATAGTTAAATACAAGTGAAAATATAAATACTATATTCAatgaaaatatattaaatataacagcaatttgatatatattacaattgaaatataataacatatttaaatataaccaaacataattaataaatattacttatatatctattataaaatattatattatattatattatattataatatattatatctATTTGTATTTATACAAATATACaatgtatattaaaataaatataataaagtttaaaaagttaaatataaaataaattttaatatatatatattaagtgtaatataaatatatatatatattaatgtaCTTAGGGCCCATTTGTTAACACCAGAACAGAATCAGAATGGGTTTAACTCAATCGGTCTGTTGTTCAGGTGATTTgggtaaaaaaaattattgagCTGGACCAGTCAAAATCATCTGGACGACACCTAAAATCAGCTGGACGAATCGTATACAAACTCTTCCTAAAATCTATTTTCCATATATATCCAGCAGCCTCTCCTGCATATCTCATCTGGAGGTCGCACAATTTTTCTGTTATCAATACTCTAGTCTCTATCTTTCATATAAATCCATCAACTACtcctctatatatatatatatattcaattaCAATTTACAAGTGTTTCTCTATCTCTGCTATCTGCTCTCTACAGGTACGTTCTTATTCTTGTTAATTCTCTCTCTGTTTGGTCCCAAGTCCAAATCATGTCATAATATTAATACAACAAGCAAGTACATTATGTAGATTTATAGATTTGGCTTTGTCAGCCTTGTACTTGATGTCATGCTAATTAACTATATTGTCATACACAAGTTGCAGATTGAGTTTTTTAATCAAACCATACTATTCTAGCCTTAATAATTCTAGTATTAAGACAGTTTCACATTCTAATCCTTATTTAATTATACCTAAGTGTTGTAAAGAAACAACTACTTAGTTTAGAAGCAGGTGAAATGACAGTACTGTGCGCCTTGTGAGCTCTTTAGTAACGTGTCAAATTCTAACAAATATTCGGACTCTGGTAAACGAATGATTTGTACAATAAATAATTTCAATATTTTATCATCGGGGGGACTAACACAGACTGTCAAACAGATGGCTCCATATTCATTCTCTACGCAGCGAGATATTGTGATAACTTGTATTGCAGTTCACAATTTCATAAGAAAGAAAAAACTAGAAGATGAATTATTTGATCGATGTGATCAAGCTTCCTTAGTCAGATAACGATGGAGAAGGAGATAAAAAAAGATTTAGAAGGACCAATGAATGACACAGAGTGGGGATCTCAAGCCACACAATATATGAATGATCTTCGTAATCAAATTGCTCAGAAACTTTAAGGAAAGTTCTTGAAAATTATATAGTTATGTTTTcattgaataattttaaaattgtatTAACATTGTTAAGTTGATTTGTCATTTTTAGaactatattaaaaaaatattcatTTCGTATCATTCAGTGATAAATAgatattatttgttaaataatattAATCATTCAGCAGGGTATAATAGTAAATTAATActatccaaataatttttttaaaaaaaattaacaaacaACATGAATCATTTGGTTGTTCAGAATAACCATTCCTTCAGATTGTCCAGAAATTTTACCGGTTCAGCAAATGTGATTCATATTTAACAAATGGGCCCTTAGTAGGTTAAGTTTTAAATAAAAGACCAAAACTTGCGTGGATATTTTAGCTAATGTTACAGTATCAACAGATATAAAACAAATATAAAAGACGTGATAGAGGATATCTAACAGCTGTGATGGTCGGAGAGGTATATTTTTTTAACTAATATCTAAATCATGTCGTTGCCTAGACTTTGTACGTAACGATGCTCTTAGGCTGGGAAGAGTATGtactaaaataatttttggaaaattaattaaaaaaaatactgTCATAAATTATTCTCACAAAAATccataaatttaattttttattatttttacaaAAGTGCAGACACCTTTCTTTTTCATTGAAAGGTGAAGACCCTTTGGATAAATATTTATCTTACAAAATAATGAATTAATTGATACTGAATTGAGAAAACACATTATCCAGTGTACAATTATTCATCATTCACGTGTATTTTTTTCTTCATTTTCACATTTATTCGTTAACCAACACCACCTGTTTGATAAAATTCTCAAAAGAGTTGGCATTGTCGTAAAATCctgcataattattttatttttctgtCTGCAGACTATATTTGCAATACAGGCTACGGAAAGTTAGTAAATTGTGTGCCGGGAAGTTTTCACATTGCAATGCATGCATTTCCATTTCCAGGTAAGATTTGTTTTTGCTTTTTTTATAATGTCCATTTATATGGAGAATATACCGAATGTTTCGGTGATAACATAAAAATTTAGATGCGGAATTTTCGTATGCTTTCTGATGTAGCACTTAACATTGTTAGCTTATCATTACGGTATTATCATTACATTTTAACATACATTAATAGGCAGTAGCAAGCTTTTCAGGTCCATAGAAACTGCAGTTAGTCTTTTAATGAGATTATCATGCATAATGCAAATCAGTATTGGTAACTAAAGTCTATAAGTTCATGTCATCCTCGTAAAGGTGTGTTAGCACATAGTTATCTTACTTAGAAGCTGTTTCTAATGGATTCCAGCTCACATAATACGTCATGCATGTCTGGTCGATCCTTTGGCGATGGCTTGGAGCATGCAAGACCAATATTGAACATTCTAGTTAGGCGTTTTTCTACTCTTTTGCCCTCCCTTCCAGATGTCATTACCTTCATGAGTGGGTCAGTAATGTCAATTACGTTGTCAGGCAAGGCCATCCAAACAAAGTTATGAAGGTTAAGACCTCTCCGGAACATACGATTGGTGGGCTTTTTACTTGTCAGCATTTCCAGTAATAAAATCCCAAAGCTGTATATGTCTCCCTTGGTTGTCATCTTGCATCCTAGACCATACTCTAATaatcaaaaaaaaaaatcaaaagctTTAGCTATAAATTGCAATATAGAGTACAATATACCAAAGACAAAATGGTAGCTTTAGGGGAACTCCCGCAATAATGCAGTGACTCTCACTCTCCATGCTTACTGCCATACATTGACAAATATGCATACTACTATATACGTGTATTCACCATTATATATGAGATTTATAATAAAACCAAAAAGAAATTCTATAGATCCATCTTGTGATAACTTCAAAAAAAAAATGGGGCTTCAGTCATAAGGGTAATTTGGACAATGATCCAGATGCATTAATACTACTTGGTGAGAGTTCATGGCAGTGTGAAGTTCACTCACTGTCCCTCAACCTGAGAACAAAAAATGGTGTTTGACAAAAGGATTAAATATAGGAGTAACCATTAAATTGTTATAGATGAGTGCAGAATTCAGACCAGAGTATGCAAAGGATAATGGGTGACTGCAGAGGAGTTTATATTGTCAAATGTATTAGCTGTATGTTAGCTGTATTAGCTGTCCCTAATTAGATTGAGATATATTAGCCGTATTAACAGAATTGGTTACCTTCCATATTTAGAGTATAGAATTGTTGTATAGGCTGAAATTTGCAAGTTAGCTGCATTTCATGATAGAATTCAGCTTTTATTATTGTTATATAATGAGGACTCTCCAACAATGGGAGAGATACTTTTCCCTGCCAATATTCTTGtcatggtattagagctacaaTTCTGATTTCCTCTTGTTTCTGATCAATTCTTTTTCATCGTTCTTGTGTCTTGATAAAGTTCCTTGTTCCTAGTCACTCTTGATCGTTCTCTCAGAATCATGTCTTTAGACAAGTATGACACTCTCTTGGTTCGCCCTAATGGCAAAAATTATATTCAACATGGGCATTTCACTTTCAGATCTTTGTCAAAGGGAAGGATTTATGGGGTTATGTTAGTGGCACCACTCTTGCGCCTGACAAAGAAAAAGACAAGACTGGATATGCTAAGTGGGAAATTAAAGATGCACAGATCATGGGCTGGCTGCTAGGATCTGTCGATCCGAACATTATATTGAACTTACGGCCTTTCAAAACTTCAGCTGTCTGAAGAAGATATATAGTCAGCAAAACACTGCTCGTCGCTTTCAACTAGAACATGACATAGGCAAACTTTAACAAGATGGCCTTTCAATTTATGATTTTTATTCTTCATTTATGAATCTATGGGTTGAATACACGGATATTGTCTATGCCTCTGTACCCGCTGAAGGTCTTTAGTCGGTTCAAGATGTACATGAAACTACTAAAAGAGATCAGTTTCTTATGAAATTGCGGTCTGAGTTTGAAGCTACTAGGTCAAACCTTATGAATCGAGATCCTCTTCCTTCTCTGGATACATGTCTTAATGATTTGCTTCGGGAGGAACAACGTCTTCTCACTCAAGACACCTTGAAAGAACAGAATTCTGAGTTAGTTCATCTGGCGTATGCAACACAAGGTAAATCAAGAGGCAGGGAAATGCGTAATGTTCAATGTTTCTCTTGCAAAGGTTTTGGACATTATGCTTCAAAGTTCAAACTGTTCCAAAAAAATTTGCAATTATTGTAAGAAAGATGGACATATAATCAAGGAATGTCCTATTCGTCCACCAAAAAAATCTGAGACAGCCTACACAGCCATGGTTGGATCCTTAAATACCAGAGGTATGATGAATACTGGACATATGACACGGAATGATATCGCTCCTGTTCAACCCATGACACCTGAAATGATTCAGCAAATGATCATTTCAGCATTTTTCACTCTAGGAATTTCTGGTAAATCTACTCTCGAATTACCTACTTGGTACTTTGATTCTGCAGcttttaatcatatgaaaaataatgctgattttcttaaaaatataagtAAATATTGCAGAAATCTTGAAATCGGTACTGCAGATGGGAATCATTTACCTATCACAGCAACCGGTGATATTTCTTCCTCTTTAACCGATGTCTTTGTCTCTCCTGCCCTTACCACTAACCTTATTTCTATCGGTCAATTGATAAAAAATAATTGCAAAGTGACATTTTCAAAATCTGGTTGTATTGTACAGGATCAGCAGTAAGGGAGGGTGATCACGAGGGGGCCTAAAGTTGGGCGTCTCTTTCCTATATAATTTTCTTCACCATGTCGCTCGTTTCCTATTATTTCTTGTAATTCTTCCCGTATTGATTACCATGGCATAAGCGTCTAGGACACCCTAATAATAACGTTCTTCGTGGTTTGCTAAAATCTGGTATACTTGGGAATAAATAATATCTTCTCTTAGTTCTGTCCAATTCGATTGCAATTCTTGTAAACTTGGAAAAACGAAACTTTACCATTTCCCATTCATACTTCTGATGTAACTCAACGTTTTGATTTAATACATAGTGATGTTTGGGTAATGTCACTGATTGTTTCTCATACTAAGTATAAGTACTTTGTCACATTTATTGACGATTATAGTCATTTTACTTGGATATATTTGCTTTGTTCTAAATCTGAAGTGCTCTCAGCCTTCAAGATTTTTCATGCATATATTCAAACTCAACTCGATACAAAAATCAAAATTATTTGCTCAGATAATGGGGGTGAATATATGTCTTATTTGTTTCAAGAGTATTTACAATCCAATGGTATAATTTCTCAAAGGTCTTGTCCTTCAACTCCCCAACAAAATGGGATAGCTGAAAGAAAAAATTGCCATCTTCTCGATGTTGTACGTGCCCTTTTGTTGGAATCATTGTGCCCTCTAGGTTCTGGTGTGAAGCTCTCTCTACTGCAGTGTACCTCATAAATAGATTACCGTCACCATCCTTAAATCACGTTTCACCTTTCACTCGGTTATTTGGTCCCACTCCAGATTAGTCAGGTCTTCATAATTTTGGATGTGTATGTTATGTTCACCTTCCTCCATATGAACGCACAAAACTCACATACCAGTCAACAAAATGTGCTTTCTTAGGATATGCTCTACACCATAAAGGATTTCTCCGTTACGATCCTAATTTACCATGTACTCGAGTTTCAAGAAATGTAGTTTTTCTAGGAAAACCAACCTTTTTTCTCTACTTACAATGATCATCATTCTCCGTTATCTTCAGTTGTACCTCTATTTACTAACTCTTATGCAGATTCTTTATTTATTCCAGTGTTATTTGAATCTGAACATCCATCTCCTAAATCACTTTTGGTGTATCAACGACGCACTAAAGTCATGCCAAACTAGAATACTATACCAGAAACTCTCAAGCCAATCCACCTCCTCAAACTGATTCTTTTTCTGCTGATCATGTTCAAGCCTCTCCACCCCCTTAAAATGATTCCCTTGTTGCTGATCCCGTTCAAGCCACTGCACCTGCCACTCGTAGACATAGCACTCGAGTGAGTCAGCCTCCAGATAGGTATGGTTTTACTAATCCTGTATCATTGACAACTGCTATATCAACCATTCCTATTCCCACATCATATAAACATGCAATGAAGCATGAATGTTAGAGGAAGCTATTGAAACTGAGCTTCTTGCACTTGAAGAAAACCAAACATGGGATATTGTAGCGCGTCCCAAATCTGTGAAATCTCTTGGCACCAAGTTTGCGTTCTCAGTAAAACTTCATCCGGTTGGTTCCGTTGAGAGGTATAAGGCTCGACTAGtagttcttggaaatagacaaGAGTACGGCATAGATTACGAAGAGACGTTTGCACCGGTAGCTAAAATGACCGTCGTGCGAACCATACTAACCCTTGATGCGTCTCAATCATGGAAATTGtctcaaatggatgtgaagatcGCTTTCTTACACAATGACCTCAAGGAAGACGTTTATATAACACTTCCCAATGGTATGCCTATCTCACCTAATCATGTTTGCAAACTGAAGCGCTCTTTATATGGTTTAAAGCAGACACCTAGAATCTGGTTTGAAAAGTTCAAATCCACTTTACTTAGTTTTTCATATACGCAAAGTAAACATGACTCTTCCCTTTTTCTGAAAAAGACAAGTGTGGGTATAGTTATGCTTCTTGTCTACGTGGATGATATCCTTGACACTGGTTCTGATATACAAGCCACTGATTGTCTTAAAAAATATGTTACATTCCACTTTCCAAATGAAAGATCTTGGTCAGCTCGATTATTTCTTGGGATTAGAGGTACATTATCGACCGCGAGGTATCTTCTTGAATCAACACAAGTATGTTCAAGATTTGGTTGAGTTAGTCAGGACTCAAGGGCTCTAATTATGTTGAAACCCCAATGGAAATTAATGTCAAATATAGCAAAGAAGAAGGAGAGCTACTTTATGATTCTACTTTATACTGGAAGCTAGTTGACAACCTTATATATATCTTACCATTACTCGACCGGATATCTCTTACGTTGTACATATAGTAAGTAAGTTCATGCAATGTCCTCGACACTTCCACCTATCAGCTGTCAAACGAATCATCTGGTATATCCTTGGAACTCCTAGACGTGGCCTGTGTTCTTCCCCGGTGGTTCTTCACACAAGCTTCAAGCGTACAGTGATGCGGATTGGGCTGGATGCCCCGATGCTAGAAAGTCTATTACTGGTTGGTGTATGTTTCTTGGAGATGCTCTTATTTCATGGAAATGCAAAAAGCAGAATCGTGTATCGAAGTCGTCTAGAGAAGAAGAATATCATACCATTTCTGCCGCTTGTTCTAAAAGTATTTAGCTACGTGGGCTCCTTGGATTCTCTCAAGCCCAACCAACTCCATTGCATGCTGATAACAACAACGCCATTCAGATTGCATCCAACCCTGTTTACCACGAACGTACAAAATATGTTTACCACGAACGTACAAAATACATCGAGGTTGACTGTCATTCTATTCGTGAGGCTTATGACCACCTGGTTATTACTCTCCCACATATCTCCACCAGTCTACAAATTGCTGATATTTTTACCAAATCGATGCCACGTCAGCGCCACAACTTTCTTGTTGGCAAATGGATGCTTGAAGATTTTCCAGCAGCATCAATTTGAGGGAGGGTGTCAAATGTTTTAGCTCTATGTTAGCTGTATTAGTTGTCCCTAATTAGATTGGGATATATTAGCTGTATTAACAAATTTGGTTACCTTCCATATTTAGAGTATAGAACTGTTATAAAGGCTGAAATCTGCAAATTAGCTGCATTTCATGATAGAATTCAGCTTGTATTATAGTTATATAATGAGGACTCTCCAGCAATGGGAGAGATCCTTTTCCCTACCAATATTCTTGtcatatactccctccgtcccaattcATCTGTCTTGTTTGAATTTTTGCGGTCAAACTGACTCAACTTTGACTGAAAATTTCATATAGTATATAATCGAAAATATGTATAAAGAATATATCACTAGAAAGTACATTTAATATACTTTAATATGCAATTTTaagtttttcaaaataatgaaataatgagtttttatttacggtcaaagttgagtcaatttgaccataaaaagtcaaacaagacagataatttgggacggagggagtatatgtTAGTGATAATATAAACAATTTAGCCAAGGATGTAAACAGTTGAAGTTATGAGCCCATCGAATGCTAAGGAGCAGCCATGACTATAAAGATGTCCATACTCTAATGTAGCATATACCTGTTTTAGAGGGAAGGGTTGAAAGGCTGATATTGCGTATAGTGGATGTCATTGAGATTAACAAAATTTACAAATTTTCTAGCTTCCCATCTCATATTCTATCTTCTTAGTTTTCGAAAAAGAATAAGTATACCTGGTATGCACATCCTATGCTAAACTAGAACATGTAAATGCTTAAATTAGCCCCAATAGAATTCATATTACATTTCAATTCAAGAGTTATAGTAACTTTACCTGGAGCTATATATCCGGTGGTTCCTCGTATACCAGTTGGGCTGCTACATTGGTTCATATTTGGGGATTCATGAAGAGAAATTGCCAATCCGAAATCTGCAATTCGTGCGAACATATTTTTGTCTATCAAAATGTTGCCTGGTTTTAGATCACAGTGAATAATGCAATGCTTGCATTGACGATGAAGATAATCGAGTGCACAGGCTACATCAATTGCTATATTTATTCTTGCAAGAAGGCTCAACATTCGAGGTGTCACAGGGCCATCATGGTACGTTTTATTTGTTGGATGAAGCCACATCTCTAAACTCCCATGATCCATGAGCTCATAAACAATAGCTCGAAAATCATGACCTTCCTGATCTACACTTGTGCATGTAGTTATGATCTTTACAATATATTTGTGGTCAATCATTTTTAATGTTTGATACTCTGTGTTGAAACTTCTCACTGCTCCTCTTCGTTGTAGGTTGAATACTTTGAttgcaacagccgttccagtcCCAGTTTCTATCCCACTATGCGTTACGAGACGAAATTTTTCTTGATGAAAAATTCCCTTATAAACTGAGCCAAAACCACCTGCACCGACTAAGTTGGTTGAGGAGAATCCGTTAGTAGCTTTATGGAGATCCATATATGACACTGTGACTGAATTTTGAGTTATATCGGGGGAAGGATTGATAGACTGTCTTGCTGTGTGTATAGTCCGGTTGGCTCTACCAAAATTTTCTTCTTCATGCCTTCCAGAGGGCACTTTTAGAACTTCTGTCCTACACCATTTGGTCAAAATAATTGAAGGCATgatcgataaataaataaatgtgtATTTATTTATATATGCATCTTAACTACGGGAATTATACCTGTTCCATAGTAGAGATTTCTTGTACCTCCGAGCCATCAAAACTGCATCTAGAAAACTTCTTTCATCAAACGCCTGGATACCATCTTTACTGGCCTGAAgcaaaatatttaataaatttttaatgcTTAAAAAAATTTAATGATATAATAAACATTAATCTTCAAATAATGGGAATTATGCAGTTTAACAACCTTGAAGGTGCTAATGATTTTACATTCGGCCCAGTACTTGATGTTGCGGTGTAATACTAAAAATTCAAGAATTttagaaagaaagagagagaatGTAGGTTTATAGAAAATAAAAAGAACATAGTTTACTGACCTTAAAGATGCTTTTAACTGTTTCCAGCACACTTAAGATATCTCTAATGTCTGGTCGGAACTTTGGCAAGTTCTGGGTACATTTCACACCAATGTCTAAAAGCATAACCAGACTAGCCTTCGCCTTTGCTGCATCATATCTATTGAGTTCATGTAGATAGAATGGGTGGATAACATCATCTATCCTGTCAGACAAGGCATTAGAAACAAATTTCTGAAGCTTAAATGATCCATGAAACATAGGGTCAGTAATCTTCTTCCCCGTAAACATCTCCAGTAGTATTATTCCGTAGCTGTAGACATCTCCCTTAGTTGAAACCATGCATCCCTGATAGTACTCTTGTGCATTAAATATCAGAATGATGACAGTTAGAATTTGTCAGCTAGCCTTCGAACAAATCATGAAAATATTAGTTTCTTAATCGATCACTAATCCTGTACACTACTGTTTCCAATTAGTTTTATTTGTCTAAAATCATATTACAGTGCTCTTTTATTGGCTCCAGAAAGTCATCAAAACTTGTTAAATCCACCTATATGGACAAGTTCCACTAGTTTTGGAGATAGTATAACCATTTAGATTTATTATCACCAATTGAGAATAGATGCAAGAAAAAGATTTAGGGGACATGTTTTTGATATTTGTGGCAATGAAGAGGTTGAAGCAAGAATATATAAATACTAGGATATACCAAATTACATGTTCTACTACTAAATAGGACTGCAGAAATGGCCAGTTCATTTTAAACGTTAATTGTTAAGACAGCAAAAGGATTTACCGTACCTAACATTAACGCGTTCTATCCCAACTTGGCCGTTACTCTGACAAAATATTACATGTTTAAGAATGAAAGAACAACATAATATGAAATTTATATTGTATGAAGTGGAACCTGTGTTGGTTTTTACCTGGAGGTGCATATCCAAGGGTTCCTACAAATCCATTAAAACTGCTATGACTTGTGCTGCCTAATTTTGCAAGAAATTTGGCCAGTCCAAAATTTGATAGATGTGCCCTCATGTCTGTATCTAGCAAAATATTGCTTTGTTTCAAATTACAATGTATCAAGGGGTTGTCCGCTTGATTATGAATATAATCAAGTGCACTAGCCACATCGATCGCTATGTTTATTCTGGTATCAAGGCTCAGAATCTGAGGCATGCTGAGCTCATCATGAGATGACTCACTTGTTAAATGGTTCCACCTATCTAAGCTCCCATGCTCCATGAAGTCGTAAACAGTAGCTGTAAATTTTTTGTTGTTCTCATCGATGCTTGTACATGTATTTCTGATCTTAATAATGTTTTTGTGGCGAATGTTTCTCAGGGCTTCACACTCAGTGATGAAATAGATGGATGCTTGAGGCTTGAATACTCTAACTGTAAGATCTTTTCCATTGTATGGTGGACTACAAAATTTCCCTTTATACACTAATCCAGAATTACCCTCGCCGACTAAGTTGTTCCGTGAGAATCCATCAGTTGCTTGATGGAGTAGCTCGTAGGACAATTGGATGGGTGACGTGTTTATCTTTGATTCTAAAAAGCTCAGTGGCTTTCCTTTTGTCCTTTTAAGCCATATATAGCAACCAGTGGCTAGAGGAACTTGTATCGCACCTATCAAGATCAAAACTTGTACCCAATGCATTTTGTGTTTATGTGATCCATGACTACTGCATTTTGGTAGCTGTAGTTCAGGTATGCCTCCACAAAGCCCATTATTACCTACTACTGAAAATGCACTTGCATTTGCGAATATTCCTTTTGTATGTACCTCTCCCTGGAGATTATTCCAGCTTACATTTAAATATTTCAAGGATAGTGTTTCAAAGAAATCAGGGATTTTCCCAGAGAACTCATTACGAGAAATATCAAAATTTTGCATACCTCTTAACATTTCCATTGATTGTGAGATGTTACCGTGAATGAAGTTGCCCTGCATGTAAAGTGAATCGAGGGCAAAGCATTCACCAAGCTGTGTTGGAATGGAACCAGAAAGCTCATTTTCCGAAATATCCAATGCAGCTAAGGTTTTCAAAGCACCAATACCTGCTGGTAGTGATCCAACCAAATGGTTTTGAGAAAGATTTAACTTAATAGAGAAAGGAGAAATATTAAAGAGTTTGTTGGGTATAGTTCCACTGAAGTTATTCCGAGACAACTCCAAGAGGACCAACATTGGACAAAGTCCAAGACTAGGTGGAATGGTCCCGTTCAACTCATTATTTTCTAAATGCAACTCATCCAGCATAGATAGGTTCCCTATGGAAGCAGGAATGTTCCCTGAAAGTCTGTTGTTAGAAAGCAGAACTCGTTGCAGCTTCCCCAGTTTTGTGATCTCGGAGGGAAAAACGCCTGTGAACTTGTTACCTTCTAATGATAAAAATATCAAGTTGATAAATTCACATATCTCTGTAGGGATGCTTCCAGAAATCTGATTATCTGCTAAACTTATCATTGTTAGCTCATTTGAAAAATTTGCAACAGAACGGGGCAATGATCCATGAAAATTATTGCTCCCTAGTTCCAAAATTTTGATGCTGCTGCAATTGATCATTGAGTCAAAAAAACTCAAGTCATCCTGTTTCCCAAGTCCTAGATTGTTATTTTCCAAACCTAATTTTTGAAGATACGGTAGCCTTCCAAAATCTACAGCTATGGGGCCGCTAAAATTGTTGAAGTTAAAATCAATAGATTGAAGCCGGGAAGCATTAGAAAGTGATATGGGAATGCTTCCAGTGAATTTGTTATTTGATAGCAGAATCTTTTGGAGATTGGGAAGAGTCAACCCAATGTCTGATGGTATACTTCCTTCAAGTTGATTATTGGCCAAATTGAAGACATTTAGTAATGAGAGGTTGAAAACAGAAGCAGGGATCATACCAGTAAGTTTATTGGAGAAAAGTTCGAGAATGACTAGCCTATGAGCTCGTCCAAAGGTATCTGGTATGTTTCCTTCCAAAGCATTTCGTCCTAAGTTTAGAACTTTTAGCCTAGAAAGGCGGTGTACTTCTTGAGGAATCATGCCTTGAAGATTGTTGTTGTAGAGAATGATCTCACTCAAAAAACTCATGTTTCCAATATCAGAAGACATAGAACCCACCAAACCTTTAGATGAAAGGTTTATGGTGGTGACTCTTTTGTGGCGTTTGCTGCATATAATGCCTTCCCAGTTGCAGAAATGGAGAGACTTATTCCACGAGCTAAGAGCTCCTTGTGGATCATGAATAATGTTTTCTTTGAAGGCCAACAATGCTTGTTGATCTCTTTCAGTTCCACTTAGCATAGCTTTACAATTGGAGATGATAAGAGCGAGGCAGAGGCAGACGAGGATAAAGATAACACGTATATCCGGTATTTTTCATCTCCTCGCATTTTGAAAGTTCTGCTTCTGTATATTTCCTTTATCACTTTCCAGGCCCTTGTGTTGATTGATATATTAATATATCCGGTACTGAATGC
This genomic interval from Apium graveolens cultivar Ventura chromosome 8, ASM990537v1, whole genome shotgun sequence contains the following:
- the LOC141677345 gene encoding LRR receptor-like serine/threonine-protein kinase EFR isoform X1, yielding MLSGTERDQQALLAFKENIIHDPQGALSSWNKSLHFCNWEGIICSKRHKRVTTINLSSKGLVGSMSSDIGNMSFLSEIILYNNNLQGMIPQEVHRLSRLKVLNLGRNALEGNIPDTFGRAHRLVILELFSNKLTGMIPASVFNLSLLNVFNLANNQLEGSIPSDIGLTLPNLQKILLSNNKFTGSIPISLSNASRLQSIDFNFNNFSGPIAVDFGRLPYLQKLGLENNNLGLGKQDDLSFFDSMINCSSIKILELGSNNFHGSLPRSVANFSNELTMISLADNQISGSIPTEICEFINLIFLSLEGNKFTGVFPSEITKLGKLQRVLLSNNRLSGNIPASIGNLSMLDELHLENNELNGTIPPSLGLCPMLVLLELSRNNFSGTIPNKLFNISPFSIKLNLSQNHLVGSLPAGIGALKTLAALDISENELSGSIPTQLGECFALDSLYMQGNFIHGNISQSMEMLRGMQNFDISRNEFSGKIPDFFETLSLKYLNVSWNNLQGEVHTKGIFANASAFSVVGNNGLCGGIPELQLPKCSSHGSHKHKMHWVQVLILIGAIQVPLATGCYIWLKRTKGKPLSFLESKINTSPIQLSYELLHQATDGFSRNNLVGEGNSGLVYKGKFCSPPYNGKDLTVRVFKPQASIYFITECEALRNIRHKNIIKIRNTCTSIDENNKKFTATVYDFMEHGSLDRWNHLTSESSHDELSMPQILSLDTRINIAIDVASALDYIHNQADNPLIHCNLKQSNILLDTDMRAHLSNFGLAKFLAKLGSTSHSSFNGFVGTLGYAPPEYYQGCMVSTKGDVYSYGIILLEMFTGKKITDPMFHGSFKLQKFVSNALSDRIDDVIHPFYLHELNRYDAAKAKASLVMLLDIGVKCTQNLPKFRPDIRDILSVLETVKSIFKASKDGIQAFDERSFLDAVLMARRYKKSLLWNRTEVLKVPSGRHEEENFGRANRTIHTARQSINPSPDITQNSVTVSYMDLHKATNGFSSTNLVGAGGFGSVYKGIFHQEKFRLVTHSGIETGTGTAVAIKVFNLQRRGAVRSFNTEYQTLKMIDHKYIVKIITTCTSVDQEGHDFRAIVYELMDHGSLEMWLHPTNKTYHDGPVTPRMLSLLARINIAIDVACALDYLHRQCKHCIIHCDLKPGNILIDKNMFARIADFGLAISLHESPNMNQCSSPTGIRGTTGYIAPEYGLGCKMTTKGDIYSFGILLLEMLTSKKPTNRMFRRGLNLHNFVWMALPDNVIDITDPLMKVMTSGREGKRVEKRLTRMFNIGLACSKPSPKDRPDMHDVLCELESIRNSF